In a genomic window of candidate division WOR-3 bacterium:
- a CDS encoding gamma-glutamyl-gamma-aminobutyrate hydrolase family protein (Members of this family of hydrolases with an active site Cys residue belong to MEROPS family C26.), translating to MKTLLVDCYLKDAESRLVYYRQMIQPWSEISEIKLAELKPGLDFTQYDAVVLTGSQWMLSERDVPEPVKAVLRQLLLPVLGICFGHQLLARSFGAEVKSGPEFIDRMERIRFQPWRLFAGLAPEAEMRESHREYVTPESLERMGWEIGAVSSSCPVEAIRHPRLPLYGVQFHPERSEINGEILFRNFYEIVKSVRTGQG from the coding sequence ATGAAGACCCTGCTCGTTGACTGCTACCTCAAGGATGCCGAGTCCCGGCTCGTTTATTACCGGCAGATGATTCAGCCCTGGTCCGAGATTTCTGAGATAAAGCTCGCGGAGCTGAAACCGGGGCTTGACTTTACTCAATACGATGCGGTGGTGCTCACCGGTTCCCAGTGGATGCTTTCGGAAAGGGATGTGCCCGAACCGGTTAAGGCGGTGCTCCGCCAGCTGCTCCTGCCGGTGCTCGGCATCTGCTTCGGTCACCAGCTCCTTGCCCGCTCCTTCGGTGCGGAGGTCAAAAGCGGGCCGGAATTCATCGACCGGATGGAGCGGATCCGGTTTCAGCCCTGGCGCCTGTTTGCCGGGCTGGCGCCGGAGGCGGAGATGCGGGAGAGCCACCGGGAATATGTCACCCCGGAATCGCTCGAACGGATGGGCTGGGAGATCGGTGCGGTTTCTTCTTCCTGTCCGGTTGAGGCGATAAGGCATCCCCGGCTCCCGCTCTACGGTGTTCAGTTCCATCCGGAGCGGTCAGAAATAAATGGCGAAATACTGTTCCGCAACTTCTACGAGATCGTCAAATCAGTCCGCACCGGCCAGGGCTGA
- the folE2 gene encoding GTP cyclohydrolase FolE2: MEDIRKQRPEGSIPIDKVGVKNLRYPIVLLDRAHKRQHTIATISMFVDLPKEQRGTFMGRFVEILNRYHREIDVHRLGTILREMRERLGANSAHLEMEFPYFVEKCAPVSGVRSQMDYRCWISASLSDRFMLRLGVAVPVTTLCPCSREMSGRGGHNQRAEIRAVVEFKGFVWIEDLIDLLEECGSSEVYSLLEREDEKHLTAQALDNPAFVEDVVRKVAQRLDAHPQITGYEVEVESFESIHHHEAYAYINRFRSG; the protein is encoded by the coding sequence ATGGAGGACATCCGCAAACAGCGGCCTGAGGGTTCGATTCCGATTGACAAGGTCGGGGTCAAGAACCTGCGCTATCCGATCGTCCTTCTGGACAGGGCGCACAAGCGTCAGCACACGATCGCCACGATCAGCATGTTTGTTGACCTGCCCAAGGAGCAGCGCGGTACCTTCATGGGCAGGTTTGTTGAGATCCTCAACCGCTATCACCGGGAGATTGATGTCCACAGGCTGGGCACAATTCTCAGGGAGATGCGGGAACGGCTCGGCGCCAACTCCGCCCATCTGGAGATGGAGTTTCCCTACTTTGTGGAGAAGTGTGCACCGGTATCCGGGGTCCGTTCCCAGATGGACTACCGGTGCTGGATCAGCGCCAGCCTGAGCGACCGGTTTATGCTCCGGCTCGGGGTGGCGGTGCCGGTAACGACCCTGTGTCCCTGTTCAAGGGAGATGTCCGGCAGAGGCGGGCACAACCAGCGGGCAGAGATCCGGGCGGTCGTGGAGTTCAAGGGGTTTGTCTGGATTGAGGACCTGATTGATCTTCTCGAGGAGTGCGGCTCAAGCGAGGTGTATTCACTGCTGGAGCGGGAGGATGAGAAGCACCTCACCGCTCAGGCGCTGGACAACCCGGCGTTTGTTGAGGATGTGGTGCGCAAGGTGGCACAGCGGCTTGATGCCCATCCCCAGATCACCGGTTATGAGGTGGAGGTGGAGAGTTTTGAATCCATCCACCACCACGAAGCCTATGCCTATATCAACCGCTTCCGCTCGGGATGA
- a CDS encoding L-threonine 3-dehydrogenase: MRKILVTGAVGQIGSELTLALRQRYGAENVIATGRKTQPSRELLESGPFYFIDVAKRETIEEVVRKHNIDTIFHLAAILSAAGEKNPQLAWDVNINGLYNVLEVAREHNMARVIVPSSIAVFGPETPRQNTPNETILKPRTMYGITKVAGELLGDYYFRRFGLDVRGLRYPGIISNVTLPGGGTTDYAVEIFYAAIKFRRYKCFLREDTRLPMMYMPDCIKSTIMLAEAPLEKLKHHCDFNVTAMSFSAGELAAEIRKHIPDFEVTYEPDFRQQIADSWPESIDDSAAREEWGWKPDYDLPAMVKDMLEVLGRRHKEGKLGWPPEGA, translated from the coding sequence ATGAGGAAGATACTGGTGACCGGCGCAGTCGGTCAGATCGGCTCCGAGCTGACGCTGGCGCTCCGTCAGCGCTACGGAGCGGAGAATGTGATCGCCACCGGCAGAAAGACCCAGCCGAGCAGGGAGCTCCTGGAGTCCGGGCCATTCTACTTTATCGATGTAGCAAAGCGGGAGACGATTGAGGAGGTGGTGAGAAAGCACAACATTGACACCATCTTTCACCTGGCGGCGATTCTGTCCGCTGCCGGCGAAAAGAACCCCCAGCTCGCCTGGGATGTGAATATCAACGGGCTCTACAATGTGCTCGAGGTGGCACGCGAACACAATATGGCGCGGGTGATTGTGCCCAGCTCAATTGCGGTCTTCGGACCTGAGACCCCGCGCCAGAATACCCCGAACGAGACGATTCTCAAGCCGAGAACAATGTATGGAATCACCAAGGTAGCGGGTGAACTGCTGGGTGATTACTACTTCCGGCGTTTCGGTCTGGATGTGCGCGGACTGCGCTATCCGGGCATCATCTCCAATGTCACCCTGCCGGGTGGCGGTACCACCGATTATGCAGTTGAGATCTTCTACGCCGCAATCAAATTCCGGCGCTACAAGTGTTTCCTCCGGGAAGATACCCGGTTGCCGATGATGTACATGCCTGACTGCATCAAGTCAACAATCATGCTTGCTGAGGCACCGCTGGAAAAGCTCAAGCACCACTGCGACTTCAATGTCACCGCCATGAGCTTCTCGGCGGGTGAGCTTGCTGCCGAGATCAGAAAGCACATCCCGGATTTTGAAGTCACCTACGAACCCGATTTCCGTCAGCAGATCGCCGACTCCTGGCCCGAGTCGATTGACGATTCGGCTGCCCGGGAGGAGTGGGGCTGGAAACCGGATTATGACCTGCCGGCAATGGTTAAGGACATGCTTGAGGTGCTGGGCAGAAGGCATAAGGAGGGGAAACTGGGCTGGCCCCCGGAAGGGGCATAG
- a CDS encoding S8 family serine peptidase — protein sequence MHLFLLLFLPATVELVRIPVKSAPPEISPSRVWVFFTDKGIFNQSQYQQALADLYRTASLSQLQRRAREPVAGFDFDDLPVRQDYIREIEALGARLRTVSRWLNAASFEMPPELVSRIYQLPYVYDIRPVARKTETAFDLTVPLTQPESHRNYRSLDTADAHRFYGAAWDQAQMLGVPKLFYQGWFGTGVKLALFDTGLKLKNQAVRRLRIWRQYDFLSGDNFYIRHAGAEAEVIPRLRYLGLVKDPALGDNGSLTLLAFVADSFNYTYGLPARAVFFTFSADRGENWSQPQPVAVSRPYYYTYENLQLDCRDSVFYLAFNEVDLHPGAAPTCYLGYFINDRWQNRQTLGTGRHPSLAIYADTLYAAWLKSDSVISLRKALITTPAPNWLLYTEITHDQPLTEPQLSAGPEGRINLLVREKNTGRVRQFYSTDGGVSFNPDGELIAGSAGHIRLFTIKNHDSLRLLVYQDQSNPVRTKLNLLRSTDFGATWSSPLTIDSASSFGDYTLSHTSNGLTLVYESGGMLYQRTTPDLGMSWRDTEPVDTLGFCYSPVAAPDNSSILWFRRGDEIAVWEDSDTLKFSYDQPNHGTRMASLIAGYQPYSMMGIAPGVDLIVAKTEYYKTSGNRGYEYNMEEDTYIQALEWAEKCGADIVSTSLGYRGWYRDEHFDGRTAPISIACELAARRGLVIVTAMGNRDTTEYPWPRPYITAPGDAEGVITCGGVEKNLTPWRGTGTGPTADGRIKPDLVALADTVAVAAPDSENFLEGSVGTSCATALIAGCCALLKEAHPEWNAESIRVALYTTASRAVKSCTFGYGVPRVDSAFSRFPPSPRTQPSPQDRIALIYPNPFVTGENLKVYFALNLSRVTPDARITIYTTSGVRVKTVQLNTARMPTPGRYFASEELEGINACWDGLNESGKPAGSGIYLAVLETTFGRSIARFALVR from the coding sequence ATGCATCTTTTCCTGCTGCTTTTCCTTCCGGCGACAGTTGAACTGGTGCGCATTCCGGTGAAATCCGCACCGCCGGAAATCTCCCCCAGCCGGGTCTGGGTTTTTTTCACGGACAAGGGAATATTCAATCAGTCCCAGTATCAGCAGGCGCTTGCTGACCTCTACCGGACCGCATCCCTGTCCCAGCTCCAGCGCCGGGCACGGGAACCGGTTGCCGGCTTTGACTTTGATGACCTGCCGGTCCGGCAGGATTACATTCGGGAAATTGAGGCGCTGGGCGCCCGGCTGCGCACCGTGTCCCGCTGGCTGAATGCTGCCAGCTTTGAAATGCCACCGGAGCTGGTATCGAGAATTTACCAGCTTCCCTATGTTTATGATATCCGTCCTGTTGCCCGGAAAACTGAAACCGCCTTTGACCTGACCGTCCCGCTTACCCAGCCGGAATCACATCGCAACTACCGGTCCCTTGACACCGCTGATGCCCACCGGTTCTACGGTGCTGCCTGGGATCAGGCGCAGATGCTGGGAGTGCCGAAACTTTTTTATCAGGGATGGTTCGGCACCGGTGTGAAACTGGCGCTCTTTGACACCGGGCTGAAGCTCAAGAACCAGGCGGTCCGGCGGCTGCGGATCTGGCGGCAGTATGACTTTCTGTCCGGTGACAATTTTTATATCCGGCATGCAGGAGCAGAAGCTGAAGTTATACCCCGACTGCGCTACCTTGGTCTGGTCAAGGACCCGGCACTGGGCGACAACGGCAGTCTCACCCTGCTTGCCTTTGTTGCTGACAGTTTCAATTACACCTACGGTCTGCCCGCACGGGCGGTCTTCTTCACATTTTCTGCTGACCGGGGAGAAAACTGGAGCCAGCCGCAGCCGGTGGCAGTTTCCCGGCCTTATTACTACACTTATGAAAATCTGCAGCTGGACTGCCGGGATTCGGTATTTTATCTGGCGTTTAATGAGGTTGATCTGCATCCCGGTGCTGCGCCCACCTGTTATCTCGGTTATTTCATTAATGACCGCTGGCAGAACCGGCAGACACTCGGCACAGGCAGGCATCCAAGTTTGGCAATTTACGCCGACACCCTTTATGCCGCCTGGCTGAAAAGCGATTCCGTAATCTCCCTTCGCAAGGCGCTCATTACCACTCCTGCCCCAAACTGGCTGCTCTATACCGAAATCACCCATGACCAGCCGCTCACCGAGCCCCAGCTCAGCGCCGGACCTGAGGGCAGAATCAACCTCCTTGTCCGGGAGAAAAATACCGGCCGGGTCCGGCAGTTTTATTCCACTGATGGCGGTGTCAGCTTCAATCCCGATGGAGAACTGATTGCCGGCAGTGCCGGACACATCAGACTGTTTACCATAAAAAATCACGATTCTCTGCGCCTCCTTGTTTATCAGGATCAAAGCAACCCGGTCCGGACAAAATTGAATCTGCTCCGCTCAACGGACTTCGGCGCCACCTGGTCCTCTCCGCTGACCATTGACTCCGCCAGCTCCTTCGGGGATTATACCCTGAGCCACACCAGCAATGGTCTGACCCTTGTTTACGAATCCGGCGGTATGCTCTATCAGCGGACAACTCCGGACTTGGGAATGAGCTGGCGTGATACAGAACCGGTTGATACGCTCGGTTTCTGCTATTCCCCAGTGGCTGCCCCGGACAACAGTTCCATCCTCTGGTTCCGCCGGGGTGATGAAATCGCGGTCTGGGAAGATTCGGACACACTGAAGTTCTCCTATGACCAGCCCAATCACGGCACCAGAATGGCTTCACTGATCGCCGGTTATCAGCCCTATTCCATGATGGGCATCGCACCCGGAGTCGACCTGATTGTCGCCAAAACCGAATATTACAAGACTTCCGGCAACCGGGGATATGAATATAACATGGAGGAGGATACCTATATTCAGGCGCTGGAGTGGGCGGAAAAGTGCGGTGCGGATATTGTTTCCACATCGCTCGGCTATCGGGGCTGGTACCGGGACGAGCATTTTGACGGCAGAACCGCACCGATCTCAATTGCCTGCGAGCTGGCAGCACGCCGCGGGCTGGTAATCGTCACCGCGATGGGCAACCGTGACACAACCGAATATCCCTGGCCCCGGCCGTATATCACCGCACCTGGCGATGCCGAAGGCGTCATCACCTGCGGTGGGGTTGAGAAGAACCTTACCCCCTGGCGCGGAACCGGTACCGGACCGACCGCTGACGGCAGAATCAAACCCGATCTGGTAGCGCTGGCAGATACCGTTGCGGTTGCGGCACCGGATTCGGAAAACTTCCTTGAAGGCAGCGTCGGTACCTCCTGTGCCACCGCCCTGATCGCCGGCTGCTGTGCCCTGCTCAAGGAGGCACACCCCGAATGGAATGCGGAATCAATCCGGGTGGCGCTTTACACAACCGCCAGCCGGGCAGTGAAAAGCTGCACCTTCGGTTATGGGGTGCCCCGTGTTGACTCCGCGTTCAGCAGATTCCCGCCATCACCCAGGACACAGCCCAGCCCGCAGGACCGGATCGCACTCATTTACCCCAACCCGTTTGTTACCGGGGAAAACCTGAAGGTTTACTTTGCCCTTAATCTCAGCCGGGTCACTCCGGACGCCCGGATCACCATCTACACTACCAGCGGTGTCAGGGTAAAAACGGTTCAGCTCAACACCGCCAGAATGCCGACTCCGGGACGATACTTTGCTTCTGAAGAACTGGAAGGAATTAATGCCTGCTGGGACGGGTTGAATGAGTCCGGGAAACCTGCCGGCTCCGGAATCTATCTGGCGGTGCTGGAAACCACATTTGGACGGTCAATCGCCAGATTTGCTCTTGTGCGCTGA